The genomic stretch ATAATGCTGGGTATTCGCGGGATTGAAGCTCAACGCGAAGGCAAGTAAACCGGCAAGGCGCAGAGTCCGTATCGCCACAAACTTCTTCCCTGTTTCCTGTTACTGAATTTATTGTCTTTCTGCGGCAGAGGATTGATTTAGGTCAAATAGCTTGCTGTCGGTTTTGCTACCGATGTCTCAAACAACACTGGAAGTTTGTGACATGACATCTGACGTGGCTAATAAACATGGTAATATGCCTGTGCGGGGCAGTGACGTTACCATTCTTGGTATCTTTCTACTCCTGGCGAGCCTGTTTTTCCTGTTCGTGACAATGCGCTCGCCGGATGAGCTGATGCGCGTACACGCCCTTATCTTTCTTGGCGCTTTTTATCTCGGCATTTTCGCCCTGATACACTGGTCGGGGAATGCGAAGGCGCGTGATGAGAGTACGTACATGATGGGCATCGTGAAGGTCGGTGTTGGCCTGTCTGCCTTCTGGGGTGTGGTCGGCTTTCTTGTTGGTGTTGTGATCGCTTTCCAGCTTGCCTTCCCTGAGTTCCTCTACTTTGAGGAATTGGGCTGGACCAATTTTGGCAGACTGCGGCCCCTGCATACCTCAGCGGTGATATTCGCGTTTGGAGGTACCGTGCTGATCACAACCTCCTTCTATGCTGTTCAGCGGACTTGCCGCGCCAGACTCGCGGGCGGTGTCGCCCCCTGGTTTGTCTTCTGGGGCTACCAGCTTTTCATTGTGATTGCTGCCACGGGGTACCTGATGGGGGTTACGCAGTCCAAGGAGTATGCTGAACCGGAGTGGTATGCAGACCTCTGGCTCACCATTGTCTGGGTCGCCTATCTTTTTGTATTTATCGGGACGATCTGGAAGCGCAAGGAGCCTCATATCTACGTGGCTAACTGGTTTTTCCTTGCCTTTATCGTCACAGTGGCGCTGCTCCATGTGGTGAATAACCTGTCTGTGCCGGTATCACTGGTTGAAACGCGCAGCTATTCTGTCTTTGCCGGTGTTCAGGATGCGCTGACACAATGGTGGTACGGACATAATGCGGTGGGTTTCTTTCTGACTGCCGGATTCCTCGGCATCATGTATTATTTTATCCCGAAAAGGGCTGAGCGGCCTGTTTACTCATACCGGCTGTCAATCGTGCATTTCTGGTCTCTGATTTTCATCTACATTTGGGCTGGTCCGCACCATCTGCATTACACGGCATTGCCGGAATGGGCCCAAACGCTTGGAATGACTTTTTCCATCATGCTCTGGATGCCATCCTGGGGCGGCATGATCAATGGTTTGATGACATTGTCAGGTGCATGGGACAAAATCCGGACTGATCCGGTGATCCGCTTGATGATTGTTGCTGTCGCATTCTACGGCATGAGTACCTTTGAGGGGCCACTGATGTCTATCCGTGCGGTCAACTCTCTATCTCATTATACTGAATGGACTATCGGGCATGTGCACTCTGGTGCCGTTGGCTGGGTTGGTTATATCAGCTTTGGTGCTCTTTATTGTCTTGCCCAGTGGGCCTGGGGGCGCAAGCGGATTTATTCAAACAATCTTGTTGAGTGGCATTTCTGGATCTCAACTGTCGGCATCCTTCTTTACATCACGTCCATGTGGGTGGCTGGCATTCTGGAAGGTCTGTGGTGGCGCGCCTATGATGATTTCGGGTTCCTGCAATATTCATTCATCCAGACCGTCGAAGCCAAGCATATATACTACATTATACGCGCTGTGGGCGGAACATTGTTCCTCATTGGCTCCCTGATCATGTGCTATAATTTGTGGCGCACTGCACGCGGCGATGAGCTCGAAAAGGAAATCCGTGAAGATGCTGTCACATCAGCCCAACCAGTCCCGGCAACGGCATAACGAGGTTCAAAAATGTTAAATCGACATAAATTCCTTGAAAGAAACTCCGGGCCATTGCTGGCAGGTATTCTCGTGGTCGTTGCAATCGGTGGTTTGATAGAAATTGCGCCACTATTCTACCTCGAGTCCACGATAGAGGAGGTGGAAGGGGTGCGCCCCTATACACCACTCGAACTTGAGGGACGCGATATCTATATCCGTGAGGGCTGTTACGTGTGCCACAGTCAGATGATCCGTCCCCTTCGGGATGAAGTTGAGCGCTATGGTCATTATTCTCTGGCGGCTGAAAGCATGTACGATCACCCGTTTCAGTGGGGGTCAAAACGCACAGGCCCGGACCTTGCCCGCGTGGGCGGCAAGTATTCTGATGAATGGCAGAGGCAGCACCTGATCGATCCACGCAGCCTCGTACCCGGGTCAGTGATGCCACCTTATGCGTTCCTGGAAGACAATTCGATCAAAGCGGACCGGACAGCTTCAAAGATGCGCGCAAACCGTACCGTTGGCGTTCCCTATACAGATGAGCAGATTGAAAGTGCGAAGCATGATTTGCGTATGCAGGCCGGAAACCCGATCGCAGAGGACTATGATGGCTTCGAAGAAAGGTGGCCGGAGGTGAGCGTGCCGGATATTCCAACTGATACTGACATCACTGAGATGGACGCGCTGATCGCCTATCTTCAGGTTTTGGGGACGATGGTTGATTTCTCAACCTATGAAGCTGAAGACCCGGATAACAGGCGGTAAGGAGAATAATAAATGTACGAATTTCTTTCTCAACTTGCACAAACACTGGGGCTGTTACTCTTCGTTCTCGCCTTCCTGATGATCCTTCTCTATGCGCTTGCGCCTTCCAATCGGCAAAAGTTTGACCATGCGGCACGCATGCCGCTCGACGAAAGCGACGACTATGACAAATAACGACGAAAAAGAAATTGATGAGGTGTCTGGTGTCGATACGACCGGGCATGAATGGGACGGCATCAAGGAGCTAAACAATCCGCTGCCGCGCTGGTGGTTGATCCTTTTCTATGTGACCGTCATATGGTCGGTGGTGTACTGGGTATTCATGCCCTCCTGGCCGGGCATTACCGGCTATCTGCAAGGAACGCGTAACCATTCAGAGCGTGAAAATGTGGAGTTGGCGCTGGATCAGTTACAATCTGTCAGGGCGGAGAATGCTGAGCGCCTTCTGTCTGCAAGCTCACTGCCAGAAATTGAGCAGGATCCACAACTCTTGCAATTTGCCATGGCGTCAGGAGCATCTGCCTTTGGTGATAATTGCGCCACGTGTCATGGCGTTGGTGGCGGCGGTTTCCGCGGCTATCCAAACCTAAATGACGATGTCTGGCTGTGGGGCGGTACACTGAGTGATATCAAGCAGACCATAGCTTATGGTATCCGTTCAGAGCATCCGCAGGCGCGGATGTCGATTATGCCGGCTTTTGGCGCTCAGGGCATACTGAGCGCAGCACAGATTACGGATATGGTTGATTATGTCGAAAATCTGGCTGGGCGTGATGCTGATATGGAAGCAGTGGCACGCATTGAGCCTGTCTATCAGGCGCAGTGTTCTGCCTGTCACGGTATAAACGGTCAGGGTGATCGAGCACAGGGGGCTCCCAATCTGACAGATTCTGAATGGCTGTTCGGCGATGACCGCGCAGCAATTCGGGACACGATTTACAATGCTCGCAACGCAGTCATGCCGCACTGGAATGAGCGTCTTGATGAGCCAACCATCACAGCCCTGGCTGTATACGTTCACACGCTTGGTGGCGGCGAATAATCCGGCCATCAGAAAAAAGTGTCAGTAATGAGCCAGTCAGGCATCCAGCAATATGACGTCTCTGCGGTCAACAGCACGCAGAGACGTGAACTCTACAAGAAGCGCGAAGCTGTCTACCCCAAGCTGGTGCATGGCAAATACCGGTTTATCAAATGGGTTCTCTTGTTTGTTACGCTGGGTATTTATTACGGCCTGCCATGGGTGCGCTGGCCGCGTGGACCGAGTGAGCCAGACCAGGCTGTGCTGGTAGATTTTACCGGCCAGCGATTTTATTTCTTCTTTATAGAGATCTGGCCAGACGAGCTGTATTTCGTCACAGGACTTCTGGTGCTCTCGGCATTATTACTTTTTCTGGTAACGGCGGTTTTTGGCCGCTTGTGGTGTGGATATGCCTGTCCGCAAACAGTTTGGACGGACCTTTTCATCGCTGTTGAGCGATTGATAGAAGGGGACAGGAACAAACGCATTGCGCTGGATAAGCAGAAGTGGGGCGTATCTAAAATTTTCAAGAAGACTAGCAAACATACGCTGTGGTTACTTATTGCCGCAGCCACTGGTGGGGCCTGGGTGCTTTATTTTCATGATGCGCCTACTGTGATTGGCAATCTTTTCACCGGACAGGCACCGATGAGTGCCTATCTTTTTCTGGGAATACTGACGTTCACCACATATACGCTGGCCGGTATAATGCGTGAGCAGGTCTGCACATATATGTGCCCATGGCCGCGTATTCAGGCGGCCATGACGGACTCAGAGACATTTTCCGTGGGATACTATCATGCGCGTGGTGAGCCGCGCGGCAAGCACAAGAAAGGCCAGTCCTGGGAGGCGCGCGGCGATTGCATTGACTGCAAAGCCTGTGTCGTTGCGTGCCCTATGGGGATAGATATCCGCGAAGGGGACCAACTTGAATGCATTAACTGTGGATTATGTATTGATGCGTGTGATGACATCATGCGTAAGGTCAACAGGCCAACAGGACTGATTGGTTACGGATCAACCTATCGGTCGACCGTTCATTCTGAGAAAAAACGTATCTTCCCGAAGCTTTTTCGTTCCCGCACAGTGTTTTACTCAACGGTTATTCTGATTATCTCAGCTGTCATGCTTTTTGGTCTCACTAATCGGGCAACGATGGAATTTACAATAGAACGCAACCGTGCTCCTGCTTTTACGGTTCTTTCTGACGGCAGTATTCGTAATGCCCTGACCGTTCGTATCTTGAACAAGGTAAGCGAGGAAGTATCATTTTCACTTGCCTTTACAGGCCCGGACGCCCTCGTTGTGGACGCTGTCGGATATACGCCAGAAGATGGAGCGTTGGCGCTGCGCATTCCCGGGGATCAGTTACAGAACACGCGCGTCTTTTTAACGCTGCCGAATTCTGAGGTGGAAGGTAATCAGATCAAGGCCACGCTTGTTAATAACCGCACAGGCGAGACAACAGAGAAATTACTGTCATTGATAGGGAAGGGGTGACCATGACCGCGCAGGCAAAAAAACAATTCGAGTTGACCGGATGGCATGTGCTCATAGCCGTCATTATTTTCTTCACCATTATCGCTTCAGTCAATGCCGTCATGATCACACTTGCCCTTAAATCGTTTCCAGGGGAAGAGCAGAAGAAATCCTATATGCAGGGCCTTCA from Parvularcula sp. IMCC14364 encodes the following:
- the ccoO gene encoding cytochrome-c oxidase, cbb3-type subunit II, translated to MLNRHKFLERNSGPLLAGILVVVAIGGLIEIAPLFYLESTIEEVEGVRPYTPLELEGRDIYIREGCYVCHSQMIRPLRDEVERYGHYSLAAESMYDHPFQWGSKRTGPDLARVGGKYSDEWQRQHLIDPRSLVPGSVMPPYAFLEDNSIKADRTASKMRANRTVGVPYTDEQIESAKHDLRMQAGNPIAEDYDGFEERWPEVSVPDIPTDTDITEMDALIAYLQVLGTMVDFSTYEAEDPDNRR
- the ccoP gene encoding cytochrome-c oxidase, cbb3-type subunit III; its protein translation is MTNNDEKEIDEVSGVDTTGHEWDGIKELNNPLPRWWLILFYVTVIWSVVYWVFMPSWPGITGYLQGTRNHSERENVELALDQLQSVRAENAERLLSASSLPEIEQDPQLLQFAMASGASAFGDNCATCHGVGGGGFRGYPNLNDDVWLWGGTLSDIKQTIAYGIRSEHPQARMSIMPAFGAQGILSAAQITDMVDYVENLAGRDADMEAVARIEPVYQAQCSACHGINGQGDRAQGAPNLTDSEWLFGDDRAAIRDTIYNARNAVMPHWNERLDEPTITALAVYVHTLGGGE
- the ccoN gene encoding cytochrome-c oxidase, cbb3-type subunit I, producing the protein MTSDVANKHGNMPVRGSDVTILGIFLLLASLFFLFVTMRSPDELMRVHALIFLGAFYLGIFALIHWSGNAKARDESTYMMGIVKVGVGLSAFWGVVGFLVGVVIAFQLAFPEFLYFEELGWTNFGRLRPLHTSAVIFAFGGTVLITTSFYAVQRTCRARLAGGVAPWFVFWGYQLFIVIAATGYLMGVTQSKEYAEPEWYADLWLTIVWVAYLFVFIGTIWKRKEPHIYVANWFFLAFIVTVALLHVVNNLSVPVSLVETRSYSVFAGVQDALTQWWYGHNAVGFFLTAGFLGIMYYFIPKRAERPVYSYRLSIVHFWSLIFIYIWAGPHHLHYTALPEWAQTLGMTFSIMLWMPSWGGMINGLMTLSGAWDKIRTDPVIRLMIVAVAFYGMSTFEGPLMSIRAVNSLSHYTEWTIGHVHSGAVGWVGYISFGALYCLAQWAWGRKRIYSNNLVEWHFWISTVGILLYITSMWVAGILEGLWWRAYDDFGFLQYSFIQTVEAKHIYYIIRAVGGTLFLIGSLIMCYNLWRTARGDELEKEIREDAVTSAQPVPATA
- the ccoG gene encoding cytochrome c oxidase accessory protein CcoG; this encodes MSQSGIQQYDVSAVNSTQRRELYKKREAVYPKLVHGKYRFIKWVLLFVTLGIYYGLPWVRWPRGPSEPDQAVLVDFTGQRFYFFFIEIWPDELYFVTGLLVLSALLLFLVTAVFGRLWCGYACPQTVWTDLFIAVERLIEGDRNKRIALDKQKWGVSKIFKKTSKHTLWLLIAAATGGAWVLYFHDAPTVIGNLFTGQAPMSAYLFLGILTFTTYTLAGIMREQVCTYMCPWPRIQAAMTDSETFSVGYYHARGEPRGKHKKGQSWEARGDCIDCKACVVACPMGIDIREGDQLECINCGLCIDACDDIMRKVNRPTGLIGYGSTYRSTVHSEKKRIFPKLFRSRTVFYSTVILIISAVMLFGLTNRATMEFTIERNRAPAFTVLSDGSIRNALTVRILNKVSEEVSFSLAFTGPDALVVDAVGYTPEDGALALRIPGDQLQNTRVFLTLPNSEVEGNQIKATLVNNRTGETTEKLLSLIGKG
- a CDS encoding cbb3-type cytochrome c oxidase subunit 3; this encodes MYEFLSQLAQTLGLLLFVLAFLMILLYALAPSNRQKFDHAARMPLDESDDYDK